A single Notoacmeibacter ruber DNA region contains:
- a CDS encoding extracellular solute-binding protein, translated as MTSFVTRLTVATALLASPLLMSAAQAQDDVVNIYSYRQPDLIKPVLDAFTEETGIPTRVLFINKGLEERVQAEAENSPVDLILSTDISRLVNAKEMGITQPVEMDELNTAIPQEYRDEENNWFGLTRRGRVIYASKDRIDTDEMDYADLADEKYRGQICIRDAQHSYNLGLFGSLIARWGEEKTEQWMEGLRENLARRPDGNDRAQAQGIYSGECDLALGNTYYVGLMLTNEKEPEQQDWANAIKIIFPTIGEHGTHVNISGMALAKHAPHPDAAKKLMSFLASDEAQHIYASQVFEYPVKEGVEPSDVVKGFGELRADDLPLSEVAANRKAASEMVDRVGLNQGPTN; from the coding sequence ATGACGTCATTTGTCACGCGCCTGACCGTCGCGACAGCTTTGCTGGCCTCGCCTCTTCTCATGTCGGCTGCCCAAGCGCAGGACGATGTCGTCAACATCTACAGCTACCGGCAGCCCGACCTCATCAAGCCGGTTCTGGATGCCTTCACGGAAGAGACGGGCATTCCCACACGCGTTCTCTTCATCAACAAGGGCCTCGAAGAGCGGGTGCAGGCCGAAGCGGAGAATTCCCCGGTCGACCTAATCCTCTCCACCGACATTTCCCGGCTGGTGAATGCCAAGGAAATGGGGATCACACAGCCGGTCGAAATGGATGAGCTGAACACGGCGATCCCTCAGGAATATCGCGACGAAGAGAACAACTGGTTCGGCCTGACCCGCCGGGGACGGGTCATCTACGCCAGCAAGGACCGTATCGACACGGATGAAATGGATTACGCCGATCTCGCCGACGAGAAGTATCGTGGCCAGATTTGCATCCGCGATGCGCAGCACTCCTACAATCTCGGACTTTTCGGCAGCCTGATCGCTCGCTGGGGTGAGGAGAAGACCGAGCAGTGGATGGAAGGACTGCGTGAAAACCTGGCTCGTCGGCCCGATGGCAACGACCGTGCGCAGGCGCAGGGTATCTATTCCGGCGAATGTGATCTGGCGCTCGGCAACACCTATTATGTGGGTCTGATGCTGACCAACGAGAAAGAGCCGGAACAGCAGGACTGGGCCAATGCCATCAAGATCATCTTCCCGACGATCGGCGAACATGGCACCCATGTGAACATTTCAGGCATGGCGCTTGCAAAACATGCGCCGCATCCGGATGCCGCCAAGAAGCTGATGAGCTTCCTCGCGTCGGACGAAGCCCAGCACATCTACGCCAGCCAGGTTTTCGAATATCCGGTCAAGGAGGGCGTGGAGCCTTCGGATGTCGTCAAGGGTTTTGGCGAACTGCGCGCCGACGATCTGCCTCTTTCCGAGGTGGCTGCCAACAGAAAAGCAGCGTCGGAGATGGTGGATCGCGTCGGACTAAACCAAGGGCCGACAAACTGA
- a CDS encoding helix-turn-helix domain-containing protein → MADRKIFAGPRIRRIRHAEKLTQTAMAEKLGISPSYLNLIERNQRPLTVQIILKLTSAFKLDPEQLQGESDATVGEIRQVFSDPLLAEDVPSETELLEVAEAAPNVAASIIKLHRAYVEQGERLSDLSSILAKEGRVTAVSGKRMPIDEVRELLESRPNHFPAIEEAAEAFHEKLSPGDGLLASLKDWFRAEQGLSVRVLPVSTMPLWRRRFDRHSQRLFISERLSPFDQLREVAMEASMIALSKPIAEQIEALPLTSEEARRIARFELARYAAHALMMPYEKFLAAARRVRYDVDVLRSRFSVSFEQAANRLTTLRREGREGVPFFMLEIDNAGNRFRRAGAMGFPQQRFGGHCPKLAIHAAFTQPGQLFVEAVEMPDGAAFLTVSRTLEGPQGAFSERPRRTALLLGCELSQKDEIVYGDGLPGVEAGGTKEAFVPATPIGPACRLCERQACLARAEPPITRPLGLDEMVTGLSAFDFR, encoded by the coding sequence ATGGCCGACCGTAAGATTTTTGCCGGACCTCGCATTCGGCGTATCCGCCATGCGGAGAAGCTGACGCAGACGGCGATGGCCGAAAAGCTCGGTATTTCGCCTTCCTATCTCAACCTGATCGAACGCAATCAGAGACCGCTGACCGTCCAGATCATTCTCAAGCTGACCTCCGCCTTCAAGCTCGATCCGGAGCAGTTGCAGGGAGAATCGGATGCGACGGTGGGCGAGATACGACAGGTCTTTTCCGATCCCCTGCTTGCCGAGGATGTTCCGAGCGAAACGGAACTGCTCGAGGTCGCGGAGGCGGCGCCCAACGTCGCGGCGTCGATTATCAAGCTCCATCGCGCCTATGTGGAGCAGGGCGAACGTCTCTCCGATCTGTCTTCCATCCTTGCAAAAGAGGGACGGGTCACCGCGGTCTCCGGCAAGCGAATGCCGATCGACGAGGTTCGCGAGCTTCTGGAGTCGCGCCCGAACCATTTCCCCGCCATTGAGGAGGCGGCCGAAGCATTTCATGAAAAGCTCTCGCCGGGCGACGGTCTGCTGGCTTCGCTGAAAGACTGGTTTCGCGCCGAGCAAGGACTTTCCGTGCGTGTGCTGCCGGTCTCGACCATGCCGCTATGGCGGCGCCGTTTCGACCGGCACAGCCAGCGCCTGTTCATCTCCGAGCGCCTTTCCCCTTTCGACCAGTTGCGGGAAGTGGCGATGGAAGCGTCCATGATCGCGCTCTCCAAGCCGATTGCCGAGCAGATCGAGGCTTTGCCCCTGACAAGCGAGGAAGCCCGCCGCATCGCACGGTTCGAACTGGCGCGCTATGCCGCCCACGCCCTGATGATGCCCTATGAGAAATTCCTCGCGGCCGCACGGCGTGTTCGCTACGATGTCGATGTTCTGCGAAGCCGCTTCTCGGTGAGTTTCGAACAAGCCGCCAACCGTCTGACGACATTGCGCCGTGAGGGCAGGGAAGGCGTCCCGTTTTTCATGCTGGAAATCGACAATGCGGGGAACCGTTTTCGGCGCGCTGGCGCGATGGGCTTTCCGCAGCAACGATTTGGAGGGCACTGCCCGAAACTGGCGATCCATGCCGCGTTCACCCAGCCCGGTCAGCTTTTTGTCGAGGCGGTGGAGATGCCCGATGGCGCGGCTTTCCTAACAGTAAGTCGCACACTGGAAGGTCCGCAGGGAGCCTTCTCGGAGAGGCCCCGCCGGACGGCCCTTCTGCTTGGTTGTGAACTCAGCCAGAAGGATGAAATTGTCTATGGCGATGGTCTGCCGGGTGTCGAGGCAGGCGGCACGAAAGAGGCGTTCGTGCCAGCGACGCCCATCGGCCCCGCCTGTCGGCTCTGTGAGCGGCAGGCTTGCCTCGCTCGCGCCGAGCCGCCGATCACACGGCCACTCGGACTGGATGAGATGGTCACGGGACTCTCCGCCTTCGATTTTCGCTAG
- a CDS encoding phosphatase PAP2 family protein codes for MNSQLKDMALKLVREVRKSPASLAPFVVAAIASAGLFAFLSIADEVDEGETERLDRAVLMFFRVPGNPDETIGPAWVREAAIEYTALGGIPVVCLLVLTVLGFLAVERRWGAALFVSIGILGGMALSSTLKIFYSRPRPDLVAQLDVIHTKSFPSGHATITTCVVLTLAVMLIRLTESRPGRAYIFAMAVLYALLIGATRVYLGVHWPSDVLAGWAIGTFWACLCWVLMTMLQRWQEKGSLFASPRD; via the coding sequence ATGAATAGTCAGCTCAAGGATATGGCACTGAAACTGGTGCGGGAAGTGCGGAAAAGCCCGGCTTCGTTGGCTCCGTTTGTCGTGGCTGCGATTGCCTCTGCGGGCCTCTTCGCCTTTCTCAGCATTGCCGATGAGGTCGACGAAGGTGAAACCGAGCGCCTCGATCGCGCCGTTCTCATGTTTTTTCGTGTGCCGGGAAATCCCGACGAGACCATCGGTCCCGCCTGGGTTCGGGAGGCAGCTATCGAATACACCGCTCTTGGTGGGATTCCCGTCGTTTGCCTGCTGGTGCTGACCGTCCTCGGTTTTCTGGCGGTCGAGCGGCGCTGGGGCGCTGCGCTGTTCGTCTCGATCGGCATTCTGGGCGGCATGGCATTGTCTTCGACGCTGAAGATCTTCTACAGCCGCCCACGCCCCGACCTCGTCGCGCAGCTTGATGTCATCCACACCAAGAGCTTTCCGTCCGGACACGCAACGATCACGACGTGTGTTGTTCTCACTCTGGCGGTGATGCTGATTCGCCTCACGGAGAGCCGGCCGGGGCGGGCCTACATCTTTGCCATGGCGGTGCTCTACGCGCTGCTGATCGGCGCGACGCGCGTTTATCTTGGCGTTCACTGGCCTTCGGATGTGTTGGCCGGCTGGGCGATCGGCACTTTCTGGGCGTGTCTGTGCTGGGTGCTGATGACAATGCTTCAGCGCTGGCAGGAAAAGGGAAGTTTGTTCGCATCGCCCCGGGATTGA
- a CDS encoding DUF1206 domain-containing protein, with protein MDRKDMERVFRPFARTGYAARGVVFLVIGIFAAYFAVGGGEILSSTGALQKLLGGSGFGSFVAILLMIGLVAYAVWRFVQAIFDTDDHGLDPKGLAIRGGLLASCFTYATLTIYTWSLWQSGRSSDSGSGGGMAGTISNFVGSTAASAILAAVFTGVAVAHFVKAYKRGYLKYMSPSPDAKKIINPVSRTGLCARGLIFLVIAYLFGWRTLSGGTNEDVGLAGALRFIADLPAGQWLMGAIGVGLICFAAYSFAEAIWRRINVEDADAPG; from the coding sequence ATGGACCGCAAGGATATGGAACGGGTGTTCCGGCCTTTCGCACGAACCGGCTACGCGGCGCGTGGCGTCGTTTTCTTGGTGATCGGCATATTCGCAGCCTATTTCGCCGTCGGCGGCGGCGAAATTCTCAGTTCCACCGGCGCACTGCAAAAGCTGCTGGGCGGAAGCGGGTTCGGGTCTTTCGTTGCGATTTTGCTGATGATCGGTCTCGTAGCCTATGCGGTCTGGCGTTTCGTCCAGGCCATCTTCGACACGGACGATCACGGCCTCGATCCGAAAGGGCTTGCCATACGCGGCGGCCTCCTTGCCTCCTGTTTCACCTACGCGACGCTCACGATCTATACCTGGTCGCTCTGGCAGAGTGGTCGCAGCAGCGATAGTGGTAGTGGCGGCGGCATGGCCGGCACGATCTCGAACTTTGTTGGATCGACAGCCGCTTCGGCCATATTGGCCGCAGTATTCACCGGGGTCGCCGTTGCGCACTTCGTCAAGGCGTATAAGCGCGGCTATCTGAAATATATGTCACCCAGCCCCGATGCGAAAAAGATCATCAATCCGGTTTCCCGGACGGGTTTGTGTGCACGCGGTCTGATCTTTCTGGTGATTGCCTATCTTTTTGGATGGCGGACGCTCAGTGGCGGCACCAACGAAGATGTCGGCCTCGCGGGCGCACTCCGCTTCATCGCCGATTTGCCCGCTGGCCAGTGGCTGATGGGAGCGATCGGCGTCGGCCTCATCTGTTTCGCAGCCTATTCATTTGCCGAGGCCATCTGGCGGCGGATCAATGTGGAGGACGCTGACGCGCCAGGCTGA
- a CDS encoding AsmA family protein, with the protein MKRRIRKFGIIAASAALVMALLLPALSYVASQVLLRERIATSLTRWTGQPVEIDDQLSIRYFPRLSAVVTDLRIGKTTTDGHAPLRVEQANLQLSLLDALFGEANLSSVILIEPTLRISSADMGEEGPAILDNILRRWIGTDATPAPLGPAYLEFRDGSVLASGQENERPVVSNIQGRLTGLDADRSLRLEGGATWRNMPLSGSITIEHLRNLARLEPTVFGVNLRSNLGSLTFDGKFDPLHRNWLRSVSGKFSGDFTQLRRALRPFDLRLPTALPDSLSMRGIIAQANDRTTLTVEEMSVEDHDGNGTLSIVPPHRGSPTSISATLAFQSLDLLSLVTRIDGGDGRRRGRLGTNRAPRTTVGSSEATHIDIRLSANEASYGDVRLADLAVSGRFGDGQSALDINNADLLGGTLQGNWRRNNGEEGVESRLELHFADISGSQLSDALTLPGILPTGTASIDLSLAGPPALDRLLSRGDGQFEASFSNGELPNLDLSPIIDDQLGGGFFSLSRLTGDGLDYDDAHFKGRLLNGVAFLNDASIRTGRYQIELNGRAPYMSRSLALTGRLLAMPAPGLTGTVPDDARPQTLSRFFVGGSFSEPFITGSGD; encoded by the coding sequence ATGAAACGCCGCATTCGCAAATTCGGTATTATCGCAGCGTCCGCTGCGCTGGTAATGGCGCTATTGCTGCCGGCGCTCTCCTATGTCGCTTCGCAAGTTCTTCTGCGCGAGAGGATCGCAACGTCGCTGACGCGCTGGACCGGCCAACCGGTCGAAATCGACGATCAATTATCGATCCGCTACTTTCCGCGCCTGTCGGCGGTGGTGACGGATCTGCGCATTGGAAAGACGACTACCGACGGCCATGCGCCGCTCCGCGTCGAGCAGGCCAACCTCCAGCTTTCCCTTCTCGATGCCCTGTTTGGCGAAGCCAATCTCTCCTCCGTCATCCTGATTGAACCGACCCTTCGCATCTCATCGGCCGATATGGGGGAGGAAGGACCGGCCATTCTAGACAATATACTGCGCCGATGGATTGGCACGGACGCCACCCCCGCGCCTCTCGGACCGGCCTATCTCGAGTTTCGCGATGGCAGCGTCCTTGCATCAGGTCAGGAGAACGAGCGTCCGGTCGTGAGCAATATTCAGGGTCGCCTGACCGGCCTCGATGCCGACAGGTCCCTTCGCCTGGAAGGCGGCGCCACATGGCGGAACATGCCGTTAAGCGGCTCCATCACGATCGAACATCTTCGCAACCTCGCTCGTCTGGAGCCCACAGTTTTCGGCGTCAATCTGCGTTCGAACCTCGGCTCCCTCACATTTGACGGCAAGTTCGATCCTCTTCACCGCAACTGGTTGCGTTCCGTCTCGGGCAAGTTTTCAGGCGATTTCACACAGCTTAGACGGGCTCTCAGGCCATTCGATCTTCGCCTTCCGACGGCCTTGCCCGATTCCCTCTCCATGCGCGGGATCATCGCCCAGGCGAATGATCGGACCACGCTTACCGTCGAGGAGATGAGCGTCGAGGACCACGATGGGAACGGTACGCTCAGCATTGTCCCGCCGCACCGCGGGTCCCCTACATCGATCTCGGCCACCCTCGCCTTTCAATCTCTGGACCTGCTGTCGCTCGTCACCCGCATTGATGGTGGAGATGGCCGACGCCGAGGACGGCTGGGCACAAACCGCGCGCCGCGCACAACGGTCGGTTCCAGCGAGGCCACTCATATCGATATCCGCCTTTCAGCGAACGAGGCGAGCTATGGCGATGTGAGGCTTGCCGACCTTGCCGTCAGCGGCCGCTTCGGCGACGGCCAGAGTGCACTGGACATCAATAATGCAGACCTTCTCGGCGGGACCCTGCAAGGCAACTGGCGTCGAAACAATGGGGAGGAAGGTGTCGAAAGCCGCCTCGAACTTCACTTCGCGGACATTTCAGGCTCGCAGCTCTCCGACGCGCTCACGCTTCCAGGCATACTTCCAACCGGAACGGCCAGCATCGATCTCTCTCTTGCCGGACCACCGGCGCTGGACCGCCTCCTCTCGCGAGGCGACGGCCAGTTCGAGGCGTCTTTCTCAAATGGCGAGCTACCCAACCTCGACCTGTCACCGATTATCGATGATCAGCTCGGTGGCGGCTTCTTCAGTCTCTCTCGCCTGACCGGTGACGGTCTCGATTATGATGACGCACACTTCAAAGGACGCCTTCTGAATGGCGTCGCCTTTCTGAACGATGCATCCATCCGCACCGGTCGCTACCAGATCGAGTTGAATGGGCGCGCGCCCTATATGAGCCGGAGCCTCGCCCTGACAGGGCGCCTCCTGGCGATGCCCGCACCCGGCCTCACCGGAACCGTCCCGGACGATGCGCGCCCGCAAACGCTGAGCCGGTTCTTTGTCGGAGGCTCCTTCTCCGAGCCATTCATAACGGGATCTGGCGACTAG
- a CDS encoding ABC transporter permease, with product MEAFLSEWRVRLKPRRIEGTRTPRDSKPLIGVGIIAALALLPIATVLLIALFGTTDTAQWAHLTTVVLPNALGTTLFLLMLVGLGTVVVGVGTAWLIATFEFPGRRLFAWMLILPIAVPPYLAAYAFAEFLAYTGPVQGALRAFFGWQSARDYWFPDIRSTAGAALVMAAVLYPYLYLATRVVFLMQGRNIADVARTLGAGAGTVFGRVLLPTARPAIVAGLALVMMETLNDIGAVEHLGVRTLTFAIYDTWLSRGSLSGAAQLAVVMMIIVFSLVLAENWARRRQSFHGTRATQMMSRPARQNLSNGRALAATCLCAIPILLGFGIPVGVLGRYAIHRSEQFFTPGMQEAITHSALLGSSVALVTVVLAFAMLAASRLERSNILAGLSRLATLGYAMPGTILGLGLLFALTSFDNALDRFLRTHLDISTGLLLSGSAIAVGYVCTARFLALADANLRSGMQKLPPDIDNAARSLGAGAGRSLFRVLLPLLKPALGTAFILVFVDTVKELSATILLRPFGFNTLATYVYENASRGAVEEGAAAALLILVLAMIPVLMLSYALGRDRPV from the coding sequence ATGGAAGCGTTTCTTTCAGAATGGCGCGTTCGGCTGAAACCACGGCGGATCGAAGGCACACGCACTCCGCGGGACAGCAAGCCTCTCATAGGCGTCGGCATCATTGCGGCGCTCGCTCTCCTTCCCATCGCGACGGTTCTGCTGATCGCCCTATTCGGCACGACCGACACCGCGCAATGGGCCCATCTGACAACGGTCGTTCTGCCAAATGCCCTTGGCACGACCCTATTTCTCCTGATGCTTGTCGGCCTTGGCACGGTGGTGGTGGGCGTTGGCACGGCATGGCTGATCGCAACCTTCGAATTTCCCGGCCGTCGCCTCTTCGCCTGGATGCTGATCCTGCCCATCGCCGTGCCGCCCTATTTAGCGGCCTACGCGTTCGCTGAATTTCTTGCCTATACCGGCCCGGTGCAGGGCGCCCTCCGCGCCTTTTTCGGCTGGCAGAGTGCGCGGGACTACTGGTTTCCCGATATCCGCTCCACAGCCGGCGCCGCGCTGGTCATGGCTGCGGTTCTGTACCCCTATCTCTATCTGGCGACCCGCGTCGTCTTTCTGATGCAGGGCCGCAATATTGCCGATGTGGCTCGAACCCTCGGCGCGGGGGCGGGAACGGTCTTCGGCCGGGTCCTTCTGCCGACCGCGCGACCCGCCATTGTCGCGGGCCTGGCGCTCGTGATGATGGAAACATTGAACGACATCGGAGCGGTAGAGCATCTGGGCGTCCGGACGCTGACTTTCGCGATCTACGACACTTGGCTGTCCCGCGGCAGCCTCTCCGGCGCGGCCCAGCTTGCCGTCGTCATGATGATTATCGTCTTCTCACTGGTGCTGGCCGAGAACTGGGCAAGGCGGCGGCAGAGCTTTCACGGTACCCGTGCCACCCAGATGATGAGCCGACCCGCGCGTCAGAATCTTTCGAACGGACGCGCGCTGGCTGCAACATGCCTCTGCGCCATTCCGATCCTGCTCGGCTTCGGCATACCGGTCGGCGTCCTCGGGCGCTACGCGATCCACCGGTCCGAGCAATTTTTCACGCCCGGCATGCAGGAGGCGATCACTCACTCTGCATTGCTTGGCTCGTCGGTCGCCCTTGTCACCGTGGTGCTCGCCTTCGCAATGCTGGCGGCGAGCCGCCTCGAGCGTTCTAACATCCTGGCTGGCCTTTCCCGGCTTGCGACGCTCGGATATGCGATGCCCGGCACCATCCTCGGCCTCGGTCTCCTTTTTGCCCTGACAAGCTTCGATAACGCGCTCGACCGCTTCTTGCGCACCCATCTGGACATTTCGACCGGTCTTCTTCTTTCCGGATCGGCCATCGCTGTCGGTTATGTCTGCACGGCCCGTTTTCTGGCGCTCGCCGATGCGAATCTGCGCTCGGGAATGCAAAAACTGCCGCCGGACATCGACAATGCCGCGCGATCACTCGGAGCCGGCGCTGGTCGTTCTCTTTTTCGTGTTCTGCTGCCGCTACTCAAGCCTGCCCTCGGCACAGCCTTCATCCTCGTCTTCGTCGATACGGTGAAGGAATTGTCCGCGACGATCCTCCTCCGCCCGTTCGGCTTCAACACGCTGGCAACTTACGTTTACGAAAATGCCTCGCGCGGCGCTGTCGAAGAGGGCGCGGCGGCGGCCCTTCTCATTCTTGTGCTTGCGATGATACCGGTCCTGATGCTCTCTTACGCTCTGGGACGGGACCGGCCTGTCTGA